The segment GTCGGCAAGGCGGGCGTGGCCATCGATTCGGTCGAGGACATGAAGATCCTCTTCGACGGGATCCCCCTCGACGAGATGACGGTCTCGCTGACCATGAACGGCGCGGTGCTGCCCGTCCTCGCCGGCTACGTCGTCGCGGCCGAGGAGCAGGGCGTCGACCAGGCGCAGCTGGCCGGGACCATCCAGAACGACATCCTCAAGGAGTTCATGGTCCGCAACACCTACATCTACCCGCCCGAGCCGAGCATGCGGATCGTGGCCGACATCATCGAGTACACGGCCAAGAACATGCCGAAGTTCAACTCGATCTCGATCTCCGGCTACCACATGCAGGAGGCGGGCGCGACCGCGGTGCAGGAGCTGGCCTTCACGGTCGCGGACGGGCTCGAGTACGCGCGGGCGGCCCTGAACCGGGGCCTCGACGTCGACGAGTTCGCCGGCCGGCTCTCCTTCTTCTTCGCCATCGGCATGAACTTCTTCATGGAGATCGCGAAGCTGCGGGCGGCGCGCCTGCTGTGGTCGCGGATCATGCGGCAGTTCGACCCGAAGAGCCCGTCCTCGCTGATGCTGCGGACCCACTGCCAGACCTCGGGCGTGTCGCTCACCGAGCAGGACCCCTACAACAACATCGTGCGCACGACCTTGGAGGCGCTGGCGGCCGCGCTCGGCGGGACGCAGAGCCTCCACACCAACAGCTTCGACGAGGCGCTCGCGCTCCCAACCGAGTTCTCGGCCCGAATCGCGCGGAACACCCAGCTCGTGCTCCAGGAGGAGAGCGGCATCACCCACACCGTCGACCCGCTCGGCGGCTCGTACTACGTCGAGGCCCTCACGGGCGCGCTCGGCGCGGCGGCCTGGGAGCTGATCGAGGAGGTCGAGACCGTCGGCGGCATGACGAAGGCCGTGCAGGCCGGCATGCCGAAGCTCCGGATCGAGGAGGCGGCGGCTCGACGTCAGGCGCGGGTCGACCGCGGCGAGGACGTGATCGTCGGCGTGAACGAGTACCGGCCGGCCTCCGAGGAGCCCGTCGACATCCGGGAGGTCGACAACAGCGCCGTGCGGGCCCAGCAGATCGAGCGGCTCGAGCGGCTGCGCGCCACCCGCGACCCCGCCCGGGTCGACGCGGCGCTGCGCGCCCTCACCGAGGGCGCGCGGGGCGACGCCAACCTGCTCGCGCTCAGCATCGAGGCCGCCCGAGCCCGCGCCACCGTCGGCGAGATCTCCGACGCGCTCGAGGCCGTGTTCTCCCGGTACCGGGCCACGATCCGGACCATCTCCGGCGTCTACGGCGGCGCCGCCGCCGGCGACACGGAGTGGGAGCAGACCCGCCACGCCGTCGACGCCTTCGCCGAGGCCGAGGGGCGCCGCCCGCGGATGCTCGTCGTGAAGATGGGCCAAGACGGCCACGACCGCGGGGCCAAGGTCATCGCCACCGCCTTCGCCGACCTCGGCTTCGACGTGGACGTCGGCCCGCTCTTCCAGACCCCCGAGGAGGTGGCCCGGGACGCGGTCGAGAACGACGTGCACGTCGTCGGCGTCAGCAGCCAGGCCGCCGGGCACAAGACCCTGGTCCCCGAGCTGCTCGCCCAGCTGCGGAAGCAAGGCGGGGACGACATCGTGGTCGTGGTGGGCGGCGTCGTGCCGGCCCAGGACTACGAGTTCCTGCACGACGCCGGCGTCGCCGCCGTGTTCGGGCCCGGCACCAACATCCCGGCCGCGGCGTCGGAGGTGCTCGGGCTGCTGCGTCACCGCCGGCGATGACCGCGGACGGTCGCCACGGCGCCCGGCCCCGGGCCCGCGTCGGCGCCGACGACGGGACGGGCGCCGGCCGGTGACCGAGCTGGCGGCTCGCCTGCGGGACGGGGACCGACGGGCGTTGGCGCGGGCCATCACGCTGGTGGAGAGCACCCGCCCCGATCACCGGGCCGAGGCCGACGCGCTGCTCACGGAGGTGCTCCCGGCGGCCGGGGAGGCCCGTCGGGTCGGCATCTCCGGGGCGCCCGGCTCGGGAAAGTCGACGCTCATCGAGGCGCTCGGCCTGCACGTCGTGCGCGAGGGCGCAGCCGTCGCCGTGCTCGCCGTCGACCCGTCGAGCACCCGGTCGGGCGGCTCGATCCTCGGTGACAAGACGCGCATGGGAGAGCTGACCCGGCAGCCCGAGGCGTTCGTGCGGCCGTCGCCGACCGGCGGCACGCTCGGCGGGGTGGCCCGGCGGACCCGAGAGGCGATGCTGCTCTGCGAGGCGGCGGGCTTCGACGTCGTCATCGTCGAGACGGTCGGGACCGGCCAGTCCGAGGTCGCGGTGGAGGGGATGGTCGACTGCTTCCTCGTGCTCGTCGGACCCGGCGGCGGCGACGAGCTGCAAGGCATCAAGCGGGGGATCATCGAGCTCGCCGACCTCGTGGTCGTCACGAAGGCCGACGGCGAGCTGCGCCGCGCCGCCGAGGTGACCGCGGCGGAGTACGCGTCCGCGCTGCGGCTCCTGAGACCCAAGCACGCGGAGTGGAGCCCGGTCGTGCTGCGCTGCTCCGCGATCGAGGGCACCGGCATCGGCGAGCTGTGGGCGGCGGTCGTCGCCTTCGGCGACGCGCTCGCGGCCAGCGGGGCGCTGGCCCAGCGCCGCGCCGACCAGAGCCGGGCGTGGCTGTGGAGCGAGATCGGGGCCGGCCTGCTCGAGCGGGTCCGGGGCGCGCCGGGCGTGGCCGACCTCACCCGCCGCCTCGAGGCGGACGTCGTCGCCGGCCGCGTCCCGCCCCCGGTGGCGGCCGAGCAGGTCCTCGCGGCCTTTCTCGGCTCGGGTCGGCCGGCTCGGAACTGACCCTCCAGGCCCCGGGATCGGGTGCCGATATCCGGTCGGATATGGGGATGGAGGCGGGGCTCGCGCTCGCAGCGGGCTTCTTCGCCGGCATGTTTGTGACCGCGCTCCTGCTGTGGTTCCACGAGCGGGCGGCTCGACGCGCCGTCGACGAGGCCAGCGTCCGGCTGCGAAGCCACGAGGCGCGGACCCAAGCCCTCCTCCGCGAGTCGCGGGACATCCTCGTGGTCCTGGCTGGGGACGGGACCGTCCGCTACGTCAGCCCCGCCGCCGACCGGATCCTCGGGCGGAGCGGCGCCAAGTTCGTCGGCACCAGCGCCGCGGCGCTCGTGCATCCCGACGACCTCGACCGCCTCACCGCGGCGCTGCAAGCCGCCGCCGCCGCGCCGGGCGAGAGCCACCGGCTCGAGTTCCGTGCCCAGCGCGGCGACGGGCGCTGGGTGCTCCTCGAGGCCGCGGTCGACGACCTCCGCCAGGACCCCGCCGTCGACGGCGTCGTCCTCGCCTGTCACGACGTCAGCGACCGGCAGCGCGCCGAGGCGGCCCGGCTGGAGGCGCACGAGCGGTTCCGGACCACCTTCGAGCACGCGCCGATCGGCATGGCCCTCATCGGCCTCGACGGCCGGCTCGCCCAGGTGAACCGCTCCCTGGCCCAGATGGTCGGCCGCGCCGCGGACCAGCTCGCGGGCGCCCCCCTCCTGTCGTTCATCGAGCCCGACGACCAGGACGCCGTGAGCCAGGTGATGCGTCGGGTCGTCGGGGGCGAGCTGGGCCACGCCCGGGTCGAGCCCCGCCTCGCCCACGTCGACGGGCGCCCGGTCTGGGTCGCGCTCACGGTCTCGCTGGTCCGGGACGGCTTCGGCGCACCGCTGCACCTGATGACCCAGGCCGAGGACGTCACCGAGCGGCGCCACAGTGGGGAGCGGCTCGCCCACCAGGCCGTCCACGACCCGCTGACCGGGCTGCCGAACCGGGCCCGCTTCGTCGAGCAGCTCCGCGACGCCCTCGCGCGCCCGCAGGCCGGAGGGCGGGTCGCGGTGCTCTTCGTCGACCTCGACCACTTCAAGGTCGTGAACGACAGCCTGGGCCACGCCGCCGGCGACCGGCTGCTCGTCGCCATCGCCGACCGTCTGCGCACCGCCACCCGGCCGAGCGACGCGCTGGCCCGCTTCGCCGGCGACGAGTTCACGATCCTCTGCGAGGGCGTGCGCGACGAGGCCACCGCGTTCGAGCTCGCCGACCGCGTCTCCGGCGCGGTCGCCAAGCCCGTGCCGCTCGTCGAGGGCGAGGTGTTCGTGAGCGCCAGCGTCGGCATCGCCCTGTCGACCGGAGACATGGAGACCCCCGAGACCCTGCTGCGCAACGCCGACGCCGCGATGCACCGGGCCAAGGACCAGGGGCGGGCCCGCGCGGGTCTGTACGACGCCAACGCCCACGACCAGGCGGTCCGCCAGCTCCGCACCGGCAACGACCTGCACCGCGCCCTCGAGCGGGGCGAGCTGCGCATGCACTACCAGCCGATCATGAGCCTCGAGACCGGGCGGCTCTCCGGCTTCGAGGCCCTGCTCCGCTGGGAGCACCCGGAGCGGGGGCTGGTGCGGCCGGACGAGTTCGTGTCGCTCGCCGAGGAGACGGGACTCGTGGTGCCGATCGGGTCGTGGGCGCTCGAGGTGGCCTGCCGGCAGGCCGCGTCCTGGCACGCGCACGGGGCCCCGGTCACGATCAGCGTCAACCTCTCGCCCCGCCAGCTCGCCGAGCCCGCCCTCGTCGAATCCGTGGCGGCCGTGCTCGCCCGCAGCGGCATCAACCCGGTCGCGGTCTGGCTCGAGATCACGGAGAGCACCCTGATGCGCGACGCCGAATCGGCGGTCACGACGCTCGGCGCGCTGCGGGCCCTCGGGGTCCACCTCTCGGTGGACGACTTCGGGACGGGCTACTCGTCGATGAGCTACCTGAAGCGCTTCCCGGTCGAGTCGCTGAAGGTCGACCGCTCGTTCATCGACGGCCTCGGGCGCGATCCCGAGGACACGGCCATCTGCACCGCGGTCGTGAGCCTGGCGCACGCGCTCGGGCTGCGCGCCGTGGCCGAGGGCGTCGAGACGCCCGAGCAGCTCGCCGAGCTGCGCACGCTCGGCTGCGAGCTGGGTCAGGGCTACCTCTTCGGGCGCCCGGCGCCGGCCGAGGCCTGGGGGTCCCGCCCGCACGAGCAGCTCACGACCAGCCTCCGAAGCGCGTAGCCGCACCGGCGACGACCTGCCGACCGGGCCGCCGGTCGGCGCCGTCCTCTCTCCTCTCTCCTCTCTTCTCCTCTGCCTGCCGCCCTGGTTCCCGCCGCCCCGAGACGCGCCCTCGGACCCGGGCCGATGGCCACCCGGCCCGTCGGAGTTCCGACGCGACCGTTCGGGGGGATAGACCAGGCGGATCCGCGGCGCCGCCGCGCGAGCGAGGGAGCCGAGGTGGCTGAGAACCCGAACCCGACGGACGCTCGGACCTGGATCCTCGGCGACGATCTCCCGGTCCGGCGGTTGGGCTTCGGCGCGATGCGAATCACGGGCCCCGGGATCTGGGGCGAGCCCCCGGACCACGACGAAGCGGTCGCGGTGCTCCGGCGAGCGGTCGAGCTCGGCGTCGACCTCATCGACACCGCCGATTCGTACGGGCCCTTCGTCAGCGAGCAGCTCATCGCCGAGGCGCTCCACCCCTACCCGGAGCACGTCGTAATCGCCACGAAGGGAGGCCTGCTGCGGGACGGGCCCGGGCAGTGGCGCCCGGACGGGCGCCCCGAGCACCTCCGCGCCGCCTGCGAGGGGAGCCTGCAGCGGCTGCGCCTCGAGCAGATCCCGCTCTACCAGCTCCACCGACCCGACCCGAAGGTCCCGCTCGAGGACTCGATCGGCGCCCTCGTCGCGCTCCAGCGAGAGGGCAAGGTCCGCCACATCGGCGTGTCGAACGTCGACGGTCGCCAGCTGACGGCCGCGATGAGGATCACGCCGATCGTGTCGGTCCAGAACCGCTACAACCCGACCGATCGGAGCGCCAACGCGGTCCTCGAGCGGTGCGAGGCCGAGCACCTCGCCTTCCTGCCCTGGGCCCCGCTCGGCGCCGGCGGGCTCGGCTCGGACGCGCGGATCGCCGCGCTGGCGGCCCGGCACGGCGCGACGGTCAACCAGGTGGCCGTGGCGTGGCTGCTCGCCCGCTCGCCGGTGATCCTCCCGATCCCCGGGACCGGCTCCGTCGCGCACCTCGAGGAAAACCTGGCCGCGGCGTCCCTGCGCCTGGCGCCGGACGAGATGGACCTGAGCGCGGCCTAACGTCGAGCCGTCGGTTGGCGTCGCCGCCGCGAGCAAAGGACTGAGGATGGACGATCAGGAGCTGGTCGCGTACATCGGCAAACTCGTCGCCGAGGAGCACGAGCTCGAGCAGCACCGCGATCGACGCGGTCTCTCCGACGAGGACCACGAGCGCCTCCGCAACCTCGACGTCCAGCTCGACCAGTGCTGGGACCTGCTTCGACAGCGCCGGGCCCGGCGCGAGGTCGGGGACGACCCCGAGCAGGCCGCGGTGCGGCCGGCCTCGACGGTCGAGCACTACCGGCAGTGACGGGCGGGCGGCGAGCCCAGGCACCAGGAGGCGATCGGTGGCGAACCCCCGGACGGCACGGCCGGTTCGGTACTACCTCGCCTTGAGGTCGCGCCCGTCGATCCAGCCCGACCAGCCGTTCGAGCACAGGACCCGAGTCCAGTCGCCGTAGCGCTCGAGGACCTGGACCTGGGTGCGCTGCTCGATGGTGGCGACGGCAGCCAGCGCGGCGTCGGGCTGGGCCCACGCCGGGGCTGGACGCCTGAGCGTGTGCGTCGGGGCCCACGCGGCGGCGCCGGGCGACGCAGCGGAGGCGGCGGCGACCGGGACCGTCGCGTCGGCGGGCGGCGGGCCGCTCTTCATCTGGTCGACGAGGGCGCGCTGCTCCTGGCGGTGCTGGTCGAGGCTGCCCTGGTAGTCCGTCCAGGCGGCCAGCTGCTCGGCTCGGCCGGCGATGAGGAGCTGGAGGCTCTGGGCGGCTTTCAGCACCGACGACACGGTCAGCCCGAGACCCTGACCGGTGAGCCCGTCGGCAAGGACCGGCGCCCGGAGCCGGACCACGACGTCGTCGCCGTCGGGGCTGGTGTCGGCCTCGACCAGCGGGTAGCCGCCGGCGAGCTGGCGGGCAGCCTGGCTCAGCGTCGCGGCGGGCGGGTCCGTGTCCCACGGCGCCCGCCACTCGGCGTCGAGGTTCGACGCGCTGACGCGGCGTTCGTAGACGATCTCGAAGGTCCCGGGCTCGCCGGCGCGGATCACGAGCCGGGGCTCGGCGTCGTGGGGCGGCGTCACCCAGAGCTCCTCGGGCGCCGACGCGCCGGTGCCCGTGCTGACCTGGAGGCCGAGGGCCTCCATCCACTGGCGCAACGTCCGCAGCTCGGTCATCACTCGCACCCGCAGGCAGGAAACTGGACGTCCGGGTTGGCCGCCCGCAGCTCGGCCAGCCTGAGGTCGTTGCCCGCCACGCCGTTGAGGGCCTCGTTCTGGCGTCGCTGGGCGTCGTCGAGCTTGGCCTGCCACGGGGCCCGGTTCTGGTCGTGGATGCGGTCGATCTCGCCGTGGGCCGACTTCATCTCCGCGTTGAGTTGAGCATTCCAGTCGTCGGGCGTGTTCCCAATGAAGAACGAACTCCCTCCGAAAAGACCCATAGCGGTGCCTACCG is part of the Acidimicrobiia bacterium genome and harbors:
- the scpA gene encoding methylmalonyl-CoA mutase — its product is MSDKFLDSSNLDAWEKAAAKSAPQGDVAALNWNTPDGVVVKPLYTRKDLEGIAHADSLPGFEPFVRGPQATMYVGRPWTIRQYAGFSTAEESNVFYKRTLAGGGQGISVAFDLATHRGYDSDHPRVQGDVGKAGVAIDSVEDMKILFDGIPLDEMTVSLTMNGAVLPVLAGYVVAAEEQGVDQAQLAGTIQNDILKEFMVRNTYIYPPEPSMRIVADIIEYTAKNMPKFNSISISGYHMQEAGATAVQELAFTVADGLEYARAALNRGLDVDEFAGRLSFFFAIGMNFFMEIAKLRAARLLWSRIMRQFDPKSPSSLMLRTHCQTSGVSLTEQDPYNNIVRTTLEALAAALGGTQSLHTNSFDEALALPTEFSARIARNTQLVLQEESGITHTVDPLGGSYYVEALTGALGAAAWELIEEVETVGGMTKAVQAGMPKLRIEEAAARRQARVDRGEDVIVGVNEYRPASEEPVDIREVDNSAVRAQQIERLERLRATRDPARVDAALRALTEGARGDANLLALSIEAARARATVGEISDALEAVFSRYRATIRTISGVYGGAAAGDTEWEQTRHAVDAFAEAEGRRPRMLVVKMGQDGHDRGAKVIATAFADLGFDVDVGPLFQTPEEVARDAVENDVHVVGVSSQAAGHKTLVPELLAQLRKQGGDDIVVVVGGVVPAQDYEFLHDAGVAAVFGPGTNIPAAASEVLGLLRHRRR
- the meaB gene encoding methylmalonyl Co-A mutase-associated GTPase MeaB yields the protein MTELAARLRDGDRRALARAITLVESTRPDHRAEADALLTEVLPAAGEARRVGISGAPGSGKSTLIEALGLHVVREGAAVAVLAVDPSSTRSGGSILGDKTRMGELTRQPEAFVRPSPTGGTLGGVARRTREAMLLCEAAGFDVVIVETVGTGQSEVAVEGMVDCFLVLVGPGGGDELQGIKRGIIELADLVVVTKADGELRRAAEVTAAEYASALRLLRPKHAEWSPVVLRCSAIEGTGIGELWAAVVAFGDALAASGALAQRRADQSRAWLWSEIGAGLLERVRGAPGVADLTRRLEADVVAGRVPPPVAAEQVLAAFLGSGRPARN
- a CDS encoding EAL domain-containing protein, yielding MEAGLALAAGFFAGMFVTALLLWFHERAARRAVDEASVRLRSHEARTQALLRESRDILVVLAGDGTVRYVSPAADRILGRSGAKFVGTSAAALVHPDDLDRLTAALQAAAAAPGESHRLEFRAQRGDGRWVLLEAAVDDLRQDPAVDGVVLACHDVSDRQRAEAARLEAHERFRTTFEHAPIGMALIGLDGRLAQVNRSLAQMVGRAADQLAGAPLLSFIEPDDQDAVSQVMRRVVGGELGHARVEPRLAHVDGRPVWVALTVSLVRDGFGAPLHLMTQAEDVTERRHSGERLAHQAVHDPLTGLPNRARFVEQLRDALARPQAGGRVAVLFVDLDHFKVVNDSLGHAAGDRLLVAIADRLRTATRPSDALARFAGDEFTILCEGVRDEATAFELADRVSGAVAKPVPLVEGEVFVSASVGIALSTGDMETPETLLRNADAAMHRAKDQGRARAGLYDANAHDQAVRQLRTGNDLHRALERGELRMHYQPIMSLETGRLSGFEALLRWEHPERGLVRPDEFVSLAEETGLVVPIGSWALEVACRQAASWHAHGAPVTISVNLSPRQLAEPALVESVAAVLARSGINPVAVWLEITESTLMRDAESAVTTLGALRALGVHLSVDDFGTGYSSMSYLKRFPVESLKVDRSFIDGLGRDPEDTAICTAVVSLAHALGLRAVAEGVETPEQLAELRTLGCELGQGYLFGRPAPAEAWGSRPHEQLTTSLRSA
- a CDS encoding aldo/keto reductase, whose product is MAENPNPTDARTWILGDDLPVRRLGFGAMRITGPGIWGEPPDHDEAVAVLRRAVELGVDLIDTADSYGPFVSEQLIAEALHPYPEHVVIATKGGLLRDGPGQWRPDGRPEHLRAACEGSLQRLRLEQIPLYQLHRPDPKVPLEDSIGALVALQREGKVRHIGVSNVDGRQLTAAMRITPIVSVQNRYNPTDRSANAVLERCEAEHLAFLPWAPLGAGGLGSDARIAALAARHGATVNQVAVAWLLARSPVILPIPGTGSVAHLEENLAAASLRLAPDEMDLSAA
- a CDS encoding DUF2630 family protein, translating into MDDQELVAYIGKLVAEEHELEQHRDRRGLSDEDHERLRNLDVQLDQCWDLLRQRRARREVGDDPEQAAVRPASTVEHYRQ
- a CDS encoding SH3 domain-containing protein, with the protein product MTELRTLRQWMEALGLQVSTGTGASAPEELWVTPPHDAEPRLVIRAGEPGTFEIVYERRVSASNLDAEWRAPWDTDPPAATLSQAARQLAGGYPLVEADTSPDGDDVVVRLRAPVLADGLTGQGLGLTVSSVLKAAQSLQLLIAGRAEQLAAWTDYQGSLDQHRQEQRALVDQMKSGPPPADATVPVAAASAASPGAAAWAPTHTLRRPAPAWAQPDAALAAVATIEQRTQVQVLERYGDWTRVLCSNGWSGWIDGRDLKAR